A stretch of DNA from Candidatus Sysuiplasma acidicola:
CGGACGTGCGGACGTGCCGTCGCTGGAATCTATGATTCGCGAAAACACGAAAGCGGTATATGTTGAGACGCCGACGAATCCCACTCTCAGTATTTATGACATTGAAGAAGTGTTCAGGATAGCTCACAGACACAGACTCGTTGCAATTATAGACAACACATTTCCCTCCCCTGTAAATATGCAGCCTGCGTCCCTCGGCGCGGATCTGATAATTCACAGCGCGACAAAGTATCTCGGAGGGCATTCAGACATAATAGCAGGAATGGTGGCAGGCAGCTCAGAACTCATCTCCGGCATCAGAAAAATGCAGTCGATCCTCGGGGGAACTATGGATCCTTTTGCGGCATACCTGCTCGAACGCGGTATGAAAACGCTGGAACTCAGGGTGAAAAAACAGAATGAAAACGCTTTGGCTATTGCCGAATACCTTCAGGACTTGTCCGGCATATCGCGCGTCCTGTATCCTGGACTCGAGTCGCACGAAGGACATGCCATTGCCTCGAGAATTATGAAAGGGTACGGAGGTATGATATCCTTCGAGGTAAAGGCAGGCGGTCAGGCGGCTGCACGATTCATAAAAAAGCTGAAGCTGGCAAAGGTGGCCGCAAGCCTAGGCGGAGTGGAATCGCTGGTGACAATACCGGCAGTCACATCCCACAGACAGCTGTCCGCTTCTGAACTAAAAGGTATCGACATATCGCCGGGACTTGTCCGGTTTTCAGTGGGTATAGAGGATGCAGATGACCTGATAGAAGACATATCCACCGCACTAGGGTGATAGCATCGCAGATGGCGTCATAAAGAGGGGAGCGGAAGCGGAGATTTTCCGTACCGTTTTCCTGGGCAGAAGTGCAGTAGCAAAAAAGAGAACAAGGAAACTGTACAGGGACGAGCGGCTCGACAGGAAGATCATCTCCCAGAGAACGAGGAACGAGGCAAGATGCATTATAACCGCCAGGGAGATGGGAATGCACGTACCGAGAATATACGATGTCGATGAGGGAGAAGGCACCATAGTGATGGAGTTCATCGATGGACTGAGACTGAATTTGCTGCTTCTTGAATCAACTGAGAAAGAGCGTCACGAAATTGAGAGGAAATTTGGTTCAGAAATTGCGATGATGCATCGAGCCGGTCTTGCTCATGGGGATCTGACGACATCTAACGTTGTCGTGCGTAACGGGGATTTGTATTTTCTCGACTTCTCCATGGGAACGAGGGGCGCTGACATCGAGGTGTTAGGTGTCGACATCAGACTGCTCAAAGAAGTATACCGCGCATCCCATCCTGATTTTGAAGACGAATTCAGTATTGTCGCGGATGCATACGTGGCAGCAGGAGGCAACATCGCAGTTCTCCAAAAGGCCAGGGAGATTGAATCAAGGGCGCGATACACTTGACCACCTTGATGTTGATAACAACAAATGACGGGAAACTCAAGGAGTTCAACAGCGCGATAGCCGACACAGGCGTGATTCTCAAACGAATGAATATGACATATCCTGAAATACAGGCCAATACGCTGGAAGAAGTGGTTTCATTCGGCATGCAGTGGCTGGACAAAAAAATACATGAGCCCTATGTCATAGATGATTCAGGACTTTTCATCAGTGTATTGAATGGTTTTCCGGGAGTGTACAGCGCGTATGCATACCGCACACTGGGA
This window harbors:
- a CDS encoding Kae1-associated serine/threonine protein kinase, with the protein product MADGVIKRGAEAEIFRTVFLGRSAVAKKRTRKLYRDERLDRKIISQRTRNEARCIITAREMGMHVPRIYDVDEGEGTIVMEFIDGLRLNLLLLESTEKERHEIERKFGSEIAMMHRAGLAHGDLTTSNVVVRNGDLYFLDFSMGTRGADIEVLGVDIRLLKEVYRASHPDFEDEFSIVADAYVAAGGNIAVLQKAREIESRARYT
- a CDS encoding aminotransferase class I/II-fold pyridoxal phosphate-dependent enzyme: MKTAAKRESHGRRFSTNCVHGGEMIDSLTGSVTTPIFQSATFLYPYAVNAEGNYTEKGAPYFYTRLSNPTVRVVEKKLSLMEGTDDSIAFSSGMAAISTAILQVMGESGHILSVRDLYGGTHSLFSEVLPGLGHKVTLFGRADVPSLESMIRENTKAVYVETPTNPTLSIYDIEEVFRIAHRHRLVAIIDNTFPSPVNMQPASLGADLIIHSATKYLGGHSDIIAGMVAGSSELISGIRKMQSILGGTMDPFAAYLLERGMKTLELRVKKQNENALAIAEYLQDLSGISRVLYPGLESHEGHAIASRIMKGYGGMISFEVKAGGQAAARFIKKLKLAKVAASLGGVESLVTIPAVTSHRQLSASELKGIDISPGLVRFSVGIEDADDLIEDISTALG